A stretch of DNA from Chloroflexota bacterium:
CCCTGGAGCGTCTGTTGGTCGGGGAGCCGGGATTTGAACCCGGGACCTCTTCGTCCCGAACGAAGCGCGCTACCGAGCTGCGCTACTCCCCGATGTTGGCACAACCATTCAATTATAGGGCTACCGCCGCGCCCGGCGCTACGGGCGCGTCAGTCGCCCGAGGGCCTCGGCTGCGGCTGCCCCTGCGGGCGGCGGCGCCCACGGCTGGGGCGGACGCGGGGCAGGGCGTCGCCCGTCCGCGGCATGACCATGACCTTGCGGTCCTCGCCCTCGCCGACGCTCTGCGTGACGACGCGGGGGTGGTCCGTGAGGGCGACGTGGATGGCGCGGCGCTCGGAGGCGGACATGGGTTCGAGCGTGAAGGCGCGGCCGGAGCCGGCGACGCGCTCGGCGACGCGCAGGGCGAGGCCCTTGAGCACCTGCGTCCGCCGGTGGCGGTACTGCTCGACGTCCAGCATGACGCGGCCCTCCTGCTGGTCCGGGTTGCGGCTCAGGAGCAGGTTCATCATGAACTGCATGACGCGCAGCGTCTCGCCCCGCCGGCCGATGAGGAGGCCGGAGTCATCGCCGGTGATCTCGATGAGCTGCGTGTCCGGCGAGTCGGCGGGCGGCTTGGAGATGGTGGACACGGCGCTGACGCCCATGGCGCGCAGCAGGTCGTCCACTATCGCCTTGGCGGACTGCACGAGCCCGCCGTCCTCAAGAAGGGTCGCACGGACCCGGGCCGGCTCCGATCCGAAGCCGAAGATGCCGGCCTTACCGTGGCTGAGAACCTCGATTTCGGCCTCTTCGCGTCTTGCGTCGAGTTGCTTTAGAGCCAGCTCGATTGCCTCTTCGACTGTCTTGCCGTTCGCTTCCACCTTCTCCATTGCTTGACAGCTCCTCCGTCGATTGGGTCCCGCCGTCCGCGCCCGCCGCGGCCAGGGCCGGCGCTCCGGCATCCCTTGGCTGCAGCTGCGATGGCCGGAGGCCGCCCCAACCCGTGGTTACGTATTGAATGGCGACGCCCATGATGTTGGACGCCAGCCAGTAGAGCGCCAGTCCGCTGGGAAAACTGAAGGTCAGGAACACAAAGAGCAGCGGCATCATCCACAGCATCATCTGCTGAGTCTGCGCCTGCTTGGGGTCCTGGCTGGGGTAGGTCATCATCTTCTGCTGGACCCACATGGACGCGCCCACCAGCAGCGGCATGACGGGCAGCGTGTCCGGCACCGCCAGGTCCAGCCAGAGGAAGGTGCTGTCGACGGGCACGGCGCTGTGCACTACCGGCAGCCAGCCGTAGAGCAGCCCGGACAGGTCGACCAGGTTCTCCGGGCTGGAGGGCAGCACGCGAATGAGCGCCCAGTAGAGGCCGATCCAGATGGGGAACTGGATGACCAGCGGCCCCAGGCAGCCGATGGGGTTTACCCCGTGCTCTTTGTAGAGCTTGAACGTCTCCGACGAGAGCTTCTGCCGGTCGTTCTTGTACTTGGCCTGCAGCTCCTTCATCTTGGGCTGCAGAGTGGACATGGCGCGCGTGGACTTGATCTGCTTGAGGGTGAGCTGCATCGTCGCGGCCCGGATGAGCACCGTGAAGACGATGATGCTCAGGCCGAAGTTGTTGAAGAGAGCAAGGTAGAGCAGCACCAGGCTGTTCGCCATGGGCCGCATCAAGATCTCTCGAAACAGGTCGCCAAGCAGTTCCACTGGCTGTTCCCCTAATTCTGCGTCGGGTACGTCCAGAGCTCGCGGCGCTGGCCGGTGTGCAGCGCGTGCACCACGCCGTCGGTGTCGATCAGGTAGACCACCTCGCCGCGGCTGGCGAGTTCGGCGCGCACCTGCTCGCCGACGCCGATCGACCACTCCTCGATCCCGTCGACGCGGCTGAACTGGTGCACGATTTTCTCCGTCGTCGCGACGACCACGGAGCGCTCCAGCACCTGGGGGGCGGCGACAATTGGCCCGCTGGCCTCGGCGGGGACCGACCAGAGCCGGTTGCCGGAGGCGTCGAGGGCGTACAGGCTGCCCGCCAGCGTGGCGGCATAGATGACGCCGTTGTCGTGCACGGGCGACGCCCAGAACCAGCCGTCGCCCTCGAAGCGCCACCGCTCCTCGCCGCTCTCGGCGTTCAGCGCGTACAGCGTGCGGTCGAGCGCGCCGACGTAGAGGGTGCCGTTCAGGACGAGCGGGCTGCCGACGACTGCGCCGTCCAGCGATACGCTCCACCGCTCCTTCCCGTCGGCCAGGCTGACGGCGTAGACCGTGTGCCCAAGGGTCCCGAAATAGAGCGTGCCGTTGTCCACGGTGGCGC
This window harbors:
- a CDS encoding protein jag produces the protein MEKVEANGKTVEEAIELALKQLDARREEAEIEVLSHGKAGIFGFGSEPARVRATLLEDGGLVQSAKAIVDDLLRAMGVSAVSTISKPPADSPDTQLIEITGDDSGLLIGRRGETLRVMQFMMNLLLSRNPDQQEGRVMLDVEQYRHRRTQVLKGLALRVAERVAGSGRAFTLEPMSASERRAIHVALTDHPRVVTQSVGEGEDRKVMVMPRTGDALPRVRPSRGRRRPQGQPQPRPSGD
- a CDS encoding YidC/Oxa1 family membrane protein insertase, coding for MELLGDLFREILMRPMANSLVLLYLALFNNFGLSIIVFTVLIRAATMQLTLKQIKSTRAMSTLQPKMKELQAKYKNDRQKLSSETFKLYKEHGVNPIGCLGPLVIQFPIWIGLYWALIRVLPSSPENLVDLSGLLYGWLPVVHSAVPVDSTFLWLDLAVPDTLPVMPLLVGASMWVQQKMMTYPSQDPKQAQTQQMMLWMMPLLFVFLTFSFPSGLALYWLASNIMGVAIQYVTTGWGGLRPSQLQPRDAGAPALAAAGADGGTQSTEELSSNGEGGSERQDSRRGNRAGSKATRRKTRRGRNRGSQPR
- a CDS encoding PQQ-binding-like beta-propeller repeat protein, which translates into the protein MLGGCGIDRFDAKGWAGLAVDGDALYVTSGDGRVYALNIAGDAEGTGGRPALLYNPFPATNEDGIGPVYSSPALGAYDGASGSGRESIFVVTYEDPQEDDNVGANVFALNAETGIQNWSTILPGRIVGSPAVAGNSLVVGTTDGSLHAIALPEDPAALPGRTWAPFQADDKIWSRATVDNGTLYFGTLGHTVYAVSLADGKERWSVSLDGAVVGSPLVLNGTLYVGALDRTLYALNAESGEERWRFEGDGWFWASPVHDNGVIYAATLAGSLYALDASGNRLWSVPAEASGPIVAAPQVLERSVVVATTEKIVHQFSRVDGIEEWSIGVGEQVRAELASRGEVVYLIDTDGVVHALHTGQRRELWTYPTQN